GACATTGCGCGTCGCGCGCGAGCGGTAGCAGCCATAGATGGTCAGGGACATGGGCAGGATTCCGGCAGACGGGAGGGGCTCCGAATCCAGCAGATGCGGAGAAAAATATTCTACGAAGCTCAGCCGAGCTGGCGCAAGGTCTCGCGGGCGATGATCAGGCGCTGGATCTCGGAGGTGCCCTCATAGATCCGGGTGATGCGCGCGTCGCGCGCATAGCGCTCGACCGGGAAGTCGCGGCAATAGCCGGCGCCGCCATGAATCTGGATCGCCGCGTCGGTGCAGCGATGGGCCGCTTCCGAGGCAAAGAGCTTTGCCATCGAGGCTTCCCTCGCGAAGGGCTCGCCGCGGTCTTTCTTCGCCGCGGCATCGAGGATCAGCAGGCGCGATGCATGCAGGTCGACCTCGCGATCGGCGATCAGCCACTGCAGGCCCTGGAATTCGGTGAGCGCCTGGCCGAACTGCTTACGCTCGCGGGCATAGGACTTGGCGGCGTCCATCGCGGCGCGGGCAATGCCGAGCGAGACCGCAGCGACGCCGATGCGACCGCCGGCGAGCTCGCCGACCGCGACCCGGAAGCCGTCATTCTCCTTGCCCATCAGATTGGCGGCAGGGACGCGCGCGCCATCGAAATGGATGGTGTTGGTGGCCGAGCCGGTCTGGCCCATCTTCTTCTCGGCCTTGCCGACGCTGACGCCCGGCGTGTCCGCCGGCACGAGGAAGACCGAGATGCCCTTGCCCTTGGGTACATCGGGATTGGTCACGCCCCAGACCACGAAAAGCCCGGCGTACTCGCCCGAGGTGATGAAGATCTTCTCGCCGTCGAGAACGTAGGCATCGCCGTCACGTCGGGCGCGCAGCTTCATGCCGGCGGGATCGGAGCCCGCCCCAGCCTCGGTCAGGCAGAAGGCGCCGGCCGGATAGGTGCCGTCGGCAAGCCTGGGCAGATGATCCGCCTGCTGCCGCGACGAGCCGACCGCCTGGATGACCTCGCCGACCATGTTGGTGACCGAGGTGGTCACGGCGGTCGAGGCGCAGGCGGCCGCCAGCTCCTCGAGCGTCAGCGCGAAGGCGACGGTGCCGGCCTCCGTGCCGCCGAAGCCGGCCTGGATGTTGAGCGCCATGAAGCCGTTTTCGGCGAGCAGCTTCAGATTGGTGAGGAACTCCGGCCGTCCCTCGCCGCGGTCGAGCCGCTCGGCCAGAGGAGCCAGCCGTTCGGTAGCGAGCTTGCGCGCGCCTCGCGGATGAGCTCTTCCTCCTCGGTCAGGGAAAACTGCATGGGACAGGCTCGCTTGGTTGAGGCTCTTGGGCGTCAGCTTAGAAGCTGGCGAGAGGCGAGCCAATGCGCGGCTTCGCCAGCCCGGTCGTGCGCTCGCAAGCGCTCGTTCTCCTTATGGAATTTTGACTTGACGGGGCCAGCCGCGAGGCGCATCTGCCCGGTCGTTCGCCAATCCGCGCTACGGCCGGCCGGCGACTCCACAGGAACCCATGAACCCCATGCCAAGCGACAGTCCCAGTCGACAGTCCTTGCCGTCCTCGGTCCGCCCGGGCGCCTGATCCCTAACCGGCAGGCTCGCCCCGGTTTGGCCGTTCGACGGCCAAACCGAAGGAAGCGAGCCATGAACGCCGCTATCACCGAAGTCCTGCCCACCATCGATCTCCCGGCCGGAATCCTGGCCGCAACGCTGGCGCGCACCCACGTCGCCGACATCGTCGAGACGCTCAACGAGCACGCGCCGGCCTATGCCGCGGAAGTCCTGCTCAATCTCCCGGGCGGACGGGCGGTCGATGTGCTCGACCAGCCCGAACTCAACGAGCCCGGCGCTATCCTGAAGGCGCTGCCGCTCGACCGTGCCGTCAGCCTCATCCAGGGCATGTCGTCCGACCGGATCGCCGACATCTTCCGCAACGACCTCTCCGAGCCGGAGCGGCATCGCTTCGTGGCGCGGCTCGACCGTGAAACCAAGGCCGCGCTCGCCTCGCTGCTCGCCTATCCCGAGCACAGCGCCGGCGCGATCATGACCACGGAGTTCGTCAGCGTACCCGCCGACTGGACGGTCGCGCAAACGCTCGAGCACGTGCGCACCGTCGAGCGCACCCGTGAAACCGTCTACGCGATCTATGTCCTCGATCCCGCGACGGGCACGTTGCAGCAGGCTGTCGCGCTGCGTCGCCTGATCTCCGGCGAGTCCGACGCTCTCGTCGGCTCGGCGGCAGCCCGGCGCGATCCGATCAGCGTCTCGCCCCTGACCGACCGCGAGGATGTGGCGCGGCTGATCGCCAAGTACAATCTGCTGGCGGTGCCGGTGGTCGACGAAAGCCGGCTTATCCTCGGCATCGTCACCGTCGACGACGTCATCGACGCGATGGTCGACGAGACCACCGAGGACGTCCAGAAGCTCGGCGGCATGGAGGCGCTGGGCGAGCCCTACAACCAGATCGGCTTCTTCAAGATGATCAGGAAGCGGGCCGGTTGGCTCAGCATCCTGCTCGTCGGCGAGATGCTGACCGCGTCCGTCCTGCAACATTACGAGGGCGCACTCGAGAAGGCGATCGTGCTCACTTTGTTCATTCCGCTGATCATGAGCTCGGGCGGCAACTCCGGCTCGCAGGCGACCTCGCTGATCATCCGCGCTCTTGCGCTGCGCGAGCTCAACCTGCGTGACTGGTGGCGCGTGGCATTGCGCGAAGTCCCGACCGGACTGACGCTCGGCGCCATCCTCGGAGCGATCGGCTTCGTCCGCGTCGTGGCCTGGCAGAAGCTCGGCTTCTACGACTATGGCGAGCATTGGCCGCTGGTAGCGGCGACGGTCGGCGCGGCCCTGCTCGGCATCGTCACCTTCGGCTCGCTGACCGGCTCGATGCTGCCCTTCATCATGACGCGGCTCGGCTTCGATCCAGCCAGCGCCTCGGCACCCTTCGTCGCGACGCTGGTCGATGTCTCCGGCTTGGCGATCTATTTCAGCATTGCCCTGATGATCCTGAGCGGCACGTTGCTCTAGATGCCGAGCGGCAGCAGGTGGTCCATCCGATTCTGAGCCAGGAAGCTGCGTTGCGAAGCTTCAGTATCCTTGCGAGGAACCGGATCGGCCGGTCGAGAGCTCACGGCTAGCCACCGGATCGAGTTGTTTGGCGACAAGGATTGCTTGCCCCGAATAAATGGAAGGCTGCATACGGTGTAGCTGTCAAAACGATCTTGCCCGCCTATGGTGGGCGCGATCGTCCAATGGCGTGCGCCGTGTGCGGTGAGGGGCTTCGAAACGTTCAATGTATGTAGGCCGTTCTTACAGATTGTTGGACTTCGCCCTCTGGTCGCGACGTAGCGTCATCTACATGGTCGTGGTGAGCGCCTTGGCCGTAGCGGCCTATCGCTTTCCGGGCACCTCAGGGTTCTCGGTGCCTTGGTCTATCGTGCTGGTGCTTGGCACGACGGTTTCACTTGTAGCCGGGTTCAAGAATTCGCAGGTATTTACGCGCGCTAACGAGGCTCTTCAGGCTTTTTCGCAAATTACCGCGAGCAGCCGGATGTGGTCCAGCTTCTGTCGAGATTTCACGGATACATCGACGGCAACGCAGCTCATCTACCGTCATATCGC
This sequence is a window from Bosea vestrisii. Protein-coding genes within it:
- a CDS encoding acyl-CoA dehydrogenase family protein → MARLSPASKLTPKSLNQASLSHAVFPDRGGRAHPRGARKLATERLAPLAERLDRGEGRPEFLTNLKLLAENGFMALNIQAGFGGTEAGTVAFALTLEELAAACASTAVTTSVTNMVGEVIQAVGSSRQQADHLPRLADGTYPAGAFCLTEAGAGSDPAGMKLRARRDGDAYVLDGEKIFITSGEYAGLFVVWGVTNPDVPKGKGISVFLVPADTPGVSVGKAEKKMGQTGSATNTIHFDGARVPAANLMGKENDGFRVAVGELAGGRIGVAAVSLGIARAAMDAAKSYARERKQFGQALTEFQGLQWLIADREVDLHASRLLILDAAAKKDRGEPFAREASMAKLFASEAAHRCTDAAIQIHGGAGYCRDFPVERYARDARITRIYEGTSEIQRLIIARETLRQLG
- the mgtE gene encoding magnesium transporter; amino-acid sequence: MNAAITEVLPTIDLPAGILAATLARTHVADIVETLNEHAPAYAAEVLLNLPGGRAVDVLDQPELNEPGAILKALPLDRAVSLIQGMSSDRIADIFRNDLSEPERHRFVARLDRETKAALASLLAYPEHSAGAIMTTEFVSVPADWTVAQTLEHVRTVERTRETVYAIYVLDPATGTLQQAVALRRLISGESDALVGSAAARRDPISVSPLTDREDVARLIAKYNLLAVPVVDESRLILGIVTVDDVIDAMVDETTEDVQKLGGMEALGEPYNQIGFFKMIRKRAGWLSILLVGEMLTASVLQHYEGALEKAIVLTLFIPLIMSSGGNSGSQATSLIIRALALRELNLRDWWRVALREVPTGLTLGAILGAIGFVRVVAWQKLGFYDYGEHWPLVAATVGAALLGIVTFGSLTGSMLPFIMTRLGFDPASASAPFVATLVDVSGLAIYFSIALMILSGTLL